The Brassica napus cultivar Da-Ae unplaced genomic scaffold, Da-Ae ScsIHWf_2966;HRSCAF=3752, whole genome shotgun sequence genome has a window encoding:
- the LOC125602748 gene encoding photosystem II protein D1 encodes MTAILERRESESLWGRFCNWITSTENRLYIGWFGVLMIPTLLTATSVFIIAFIAAPPVDIDGIREPVSGSLLYGNNIISGAIIPTSAAIGLHFYPIWEAASVDEWLYNGGPYELIVLHFLLGVACYMGREWELSFRLGMRPWIAVAYSAPVAAATAVFLIYPIGQGSFSDGMPLGISGTFNFMIVFQAEHNILMHPFHMLGVAGVFGGSLFSAMHGSLVTSSLIRETTENESANEGYRFGQEEETYNIVAAHGYFGRLIFQYASFNNSRSLHFFLAAWPVVGIWFTALGISTMAFNLNGFNFNQSVVDSQGRVINTWADIINRANLGMEVMHERNAHNFPLDLAAVEAPSING; translated from the coding sequence ATGACTGCAATTTTAGAGAGACGCGAAAGCGAAAGCCTATGGGGTCGCTTCTGTAACTGGATAACTAGTACTGAAAACCGTCTTTACATTGGAtggtttggtgttttgatgatCCCTACCTTATTGACCGCAACTTCCGTTTTTATTATCGCATTCATTGCTGCTCCTCCAGTAGATATTGATGGTATTCGTGAACCTGTTTCTGGATCTCTTCTTTACGGAAACAATATTATTTCAGGTGCCATTATTCCTACTTCTGCAGCTATTGGTTTGCATTTTTACCCGATCTGGGAAGCTGCATCCGTTGATGAATGGCTATACAACGGTGGTCCTTATGAACTAATTGTTCTACACTTTTTACTTGGTGTAGCTTGTTATATGGGTCGTGAGTGGGAACTTAGTTTCCGTCTGGGTATGCGTCCTTGGATTGCTGTTGCATATTCAGCTCCTGTTGCAGCTGCTACTGCTGTTTTCTTGATCTACCCAATTGGTCAAGGAAGTTTTTCTGATGGTATGCCTCTAGGAATCTCTGGTACTTTCAACTTTATGATTGTATTCCAGGCTGAGCACAACATTCTTATGCACCCATTTCACATGTTAGGTGTAGCTGGTGTATTCGGCGGCTCCCTATTTAGTGCTATGCATGGTTCTTTGGTAACTTCTAGTTTGATCAGGGAAACCACAGAAAATGAATCTGCTAATGAAGGTTACAGATTcggtcaagaagaagaaacttacaACATTGTAGCTGCTCACGGTTATTTTGGCCGATTGATCTTCCAATATGCTAGTTTCAACAATTCTCGTTCTTTACATTTCTTCTTAGCGGCTTGGCCGGTAGTAGGTATTTGGTTTACTGCTTTAGGTATTAGTACTATGGCTTTCAACCTAAATGGTTTCAATTTCAACCAATCAGTAGTTGATAGTCAAGGACGTGTTATTAATACTTGGGCTGATATTATTAACCGTGCTAACCTTGGTATGGAAGTTATGCATGAACGTAATGCTCACAACTTCCCTCTAGACCTAGCTGCTGTTGAGGCTCCATCTATAAATGGATAA
- the LOC125602750 gene encoding 50S ribosomal protein L2, chloroplastic: MAIHLYKTSTPSTRNGAVDSQVKSNPRNNLIYGQHHCGKGRNARGIITVRHRGGGHKRLYRKIDFRRNTKDIYGRIVTIEYDPNRNAYICLIHYGDGEKRYILHPRGAIIGDTIVSGTEVPIKMGNALPLTDMPLGTAIHNIEITLGKGGQLARAAGAVAKLIAKEGKSATLKLPSGEVRLISKNCSATVGQVGNVGVNQKSLGRAGSKCWLGKRPVVRGVVMNPVDHPHGGGEGRAPIGRKKPVTPWGYPALGRRTRKRKKYSETLILRRRSK; the protein is encoded by the exons ATGGCGATACATTTATACAAAACTTCTACCCCGAGCACACGCAATGGAGCCGTAGACAGTCAAGTGAAATCCAATCCACGAAATAATTTGATCTATGGGCAGCATCATTGTGGTAAAGGTCGTAATGCCAGAGGAATCATTACCGTAAGGCATAGAGGGGGAGGTCATAAGCGTCTATACCGTAAAATAGATTTTCGACGAAATACAAAAGACATATATGGTAGAATCGTAACCATAGAATACGACCCTAATCGAAATGCATACATTTGTCTCATACACTATGGGGATGGTGAGAAGAGATATATTTTACATCCCAGAGGGGCTATAATTGGAGATACCATTGTTTCTGGTACAGAAGTTCCTATAAAAATGGGAAATGCCCTACCTTTGA CCGATATGCCCTTAGGCACGGCCATACATAATATAGAAATCACACTTGGAAAGGGTGGACAATTAGCTAGAGCAGCGGGTGCTGTAGCGAAACTGATTGCAAAAGAGGGGAAATCGGCCACATTAAAATTACCTTCTGGAGAGGTCCGTTTGATATCCAAAAACTGCTCAGCAACAGTCGGACAAGTGGGAAATGTTGGGGTAAACCAGAAAAGTTTGGGTAGAGCCGGATCGAAATGTTGGCTAGGTAAACGTCCTGTAGTAAGAGGAGTAGTTATGAACCCTGTCGACCACCCCCATGGAGGTGGTGAAGGGAGGGCTCCAATTGGTAGAAAAAAACCCGTAACCCCCTGGGGTTATCCTGCGCTTGGAAGAAGaactagaaaaaggaaaaaatatagtgAGACTTTGATTCTTCGTCGCCGTAGTAAATAG